One window of Prionailurus bengalensis isolate Pbe53 chromosome B1, Fcat_Pben_1.1_paternal_pri, whole genome shotgun sequence genomic DNA carries:
- the LOC122470396 gene encoding LOW QUALITY PROTEIN: serine/threonine-protein phosphatase 2A catalytic subunit alpha isoform-like (The sequence of the model RefSeq protein was modified relative to this genomic sequence to represent the inferred CDS: inserted 1 base in 1 codon; substituted 1 base at 1 genomic stop codon): MELFRIGGSSPDTNYLFMGDYVDRGYYSVETLXLLVALKVPXREHITILRGNHESRQITQVYGFYDECLRKYGNANVWKCFTDLFDYLPLTALVEGQIFCLHGGLSPSIDTLDHIRALDRLQEVPHEGPMCDLLWSDPDDRGGWGISPRGAGYTFGQDLSETFNHASGLTLVSRAHQLVMEGYNWCHDRNVVTIFSAPNYWYRCGNQAAIRELDDTLKYSFLHFDPAPRRGEPHVTRRTPDYFL; encoded by the exons ATGGAACTGTTTAGAATTGGTGGCAGCTCACCAGATACGAACTACTTGTTTATGGGAGATTATGTTGACAGAGGATATTACTCAGTTGAAACGT CTCTGCTTGTAGCTCTTAAGGTTCCTTAGCGTGAGCACATCACCATTCTTCGAGGAAATCATGAGAGCAGACAGATCACACAAGTGTACGGTTTCTATGATGAGTGTTTAAGGAAATACGGAAATGCAAATGTTTGGAAATGTTTCACAGATCTGTTTGACTACCTTCCTCTTACAGCCTTGGTGGAGGGGCAGATATTCTGTCTACATGGCGGCCTGTCACCATCCATAGATACACTGGATCACATCAGAGCACTCGATCGCCTACAAGAAGTTCCTCATGAGGGTCCAATGTGTGACTTGCTGTGGTCAGATCCAGATGATCGTGGTGGTTGGGGTATATCTCCTCGAGGAGCTGGTTACACCTTTGGGCAAGACCTTTCTGAAACATTTAATCATGCCAGTGGCCTCACATTGGTGTCCAGAGCTCACCAGCTGGTGATGGAGGGGTATAACTGGTGCCACGACCGGAACGTAGTAACAATTTTCAGTGCCCCAAACTATTGGTATCGTTGTGGTAATCAAGCTGCAATCAGGGAACTTGATGATACTCTAAAATACTCTTTCTTGCACTTTGACCCAGCACCTCGCAGAGGCGAGCCACATGTTACTCGTCGTACCCCAGACTACTTCCTgtaa